In Chitinispirillum alkaliphilum, a genomic segment contains:
- a CDS encoding polysaccharide deacetylase, with amino-acid sequence MHLSSALSAVLAPLICGITASLLFGREQEKVKAGLLFHSVVPSPSLSMSQMSADKFQQFLHLLKANGKTTNTLSQHCKNQDNNSIVLSFDDGLEDFYTYAYPLLEKMGFKATLFPIAEYVGKEVNWDVFGTKKHCSEKMLREISDSGHEIGSHSLTHANLPWLNDKALCHELRISKNILENITGKEVKSISFPFGSWNERVWEAAKQNGYKFGTIYRRHKYARADLLPVFGVYRFDSPDEIYQKAFPENRFPIPRISAKIMSHFSKGSPLWKFRENYTELKCERSGFRKTV; translated from the coding sequence ATGCACCTTTCTTCTGCCCTATCTGCAGTTCTCGCACCTCTGATATGTGGTATAACTGCATCACTACTGTTTGGCAGAGAACAGGAGAAAGTTAAGGCTGGCCTGCTTTTCCACTCCGTTGTCCCAAGCCCCAGCCTCTCTATGTCCCAAATGTCTGCAGATAAGTTTCAGCAGTTTTTACACCTCTTAAAAGCAAACGGAAAAACCACAAATACACTTTCACAGCACTGCAAAAATCAGGATAATAATTCCATAGTCCTGAGTTTTGATGACGGTCTTGAAGATTTTTATACTTACGCATACCCCCTGCTCGAAAAAATGGGGTTCAAGGCAACACTGTTCCCAATCGCTGAATACGTTGGCAAAGAGGTAAACTGGGATGTATTTGGAACCAAAAAGCACTGCTCAGAAAAAATGCTCAGAGAAATAAGTGATTCGGGACACGAAATAGGAAGTCACTCACTAACTCACGCTAATCTGCCCTGGTTGAATGATAAAGCTCTCTGCCATGAACTTCGCATATCCAAAAACATTTTAGAGAACATAACAGGTAAGGAAGTCAAAAGTATTTCATTCCCGTTTGGAAGCTGGAATGAAAGAGTATGGGAAGCGGCAAAACAAAACGGGTATAAATTCGGGACAATATACAGAAGACACAAATACGCCAGAGCAGACCTTCTGCCGGTTTTTGGAGTTTATCGCTTTGATTCTCCGGATGAAATTTATCAAAAAGCTTTTCCTGAGAACCGTTTTCCAATTCCCAGAATATCTGCAAAAATCATGTCCCACTTTTCAAAAGGTTCTCCCCTTTGGAAATTCAGAGAAAACTACACTGAACTAAAGTGTGAGAGATCAGGTTTTAGAAAAACTGTTTAG
- a CDS encoding Phosphoribosylaminoimidazole-succinocarboxamide synthase: MVKNQKLEKPILTPTTKSDIHDEPISATEIVKRGIIDQTTWDKLEKIALQLFSFGSDFASNRGLILVDTKYELGVNENGDIIIVDELHTPDSSRYWIKDSYETRLAQNLEPENIDKEFLRLWYKNHCDPYNDEILPEATEELITELSVRYIKLYEMITGSTFDAQTDIPITDRIKTNLSQAGVLK, translated from the coding sequence ATGGTAAAAAATCAAAAGCTTGAAAAACCGATTCTTACCCCTACCACGAAATCTGATATTCACGATGAGCCGATCTCTGCGACTGAAATTGTTAAAAGAGGCATTATTGACCAAACAACCTGGGACAAGCTTGAAAAAATAGCGTTACAGCTTTTCAGTTTCGGATCTGACTTCGCATCGAATAGAGGTTTGATTCTGGTTGATACAAAATATGAGCTTGGAGTAAATGAGAATGGCGATATAATTATCGTTGATGAATTACACACACCCGATTCATCGAGGTACTGGATTAAAGATTCTTATGAAACACGTTTGGCACAGAATCTCGAACCGGAAAATATCGACAAAGAATTTCTTCGCCTATGGTACAAAAACCACTGTGATCCATACAATGATGAAATTCTCCCTGAAGCAACAGAAGAACTCATCACTGAACTATCCGTTCGCTATATCAAACTTTACGAAATGATAACAGGGTCAACCTTTGATGCTCAGACAGATATACCAATAACGGACCGAATAAAAACCAACCTTTCTCAAGCTGGCGTTTTGAAATAA
- a CDS encoding Phosphoesterase RecJ domain-containing protein, whose amino-acid sequence MIWNELNAAIEANESFLISSHLSLDGDCVGSQLAFYWYLKSIGKRPVMYCADPVPSKFAFLKNSDQIQQEKPDGKFDVLMILDCSNPSRLGWENAENTADFIVNIDHHRDNSRFGSFNHTDTTAAATGEIIYRFFKDNDIDFPEFVSSALYTAILTDTGGFRFSNTNGKTLAICADLAQRGANCSGIYEKIYTSHSKAALTLQARIWSSLQFHLGGRVCSMDMPLSLLSETGAQYSDSEGMSDNTITAKEVEVGLLTKHSPAETHFSLRSKGSIDVGRVAQKIPGGGGHSCAAGCTIKKPYKEAMEEMLSIITKEMNR is encoded by the coding sequence ATGATCTGGAATGAACTTAACGCTGCTATAGAGGCAAATGAATCATTTTTAATCTCCTCACATCTAAGCCTTGATGGCGACTGCGTGGGTTCACAACTTGCGTTTTACTGGTATTTAAAAAGTATCGGTAAACGCCCGGTTATGTATTGCGCTGATCCGGTCCCGTCAAAGTTTGCTTTTCTGAAAAACTCAGATCAAATCCAACAGGAAAAACCTGACGGGAAGTTTGATGTACTGATGATCCTTGACTGCTCCAACCCAAGCAGGCTGGGGTGGGAAAACGCAGAAAACACAGCGGATTTCATTGTCAATATCGATCATCACAGAGACAATTCCCGTTTCGGATCCTTTAACCATACAGACACAACTGCAGCTGCAACCGGGGAAATTATCTACCGTTTTTTTAAAGACAACGATATCGATTTCCCCGAATTTGTTTCTTCTGCGCTTTATACTGCCATATTGACAGATACCGGAGGGTTCAGGTTCTCAAATACCAATGGTAAAACACTTGCAATCTGTGCCGATCTTGCGCAACGGGGTGCAAATTGCTCCGGAATCTATGAAAAGATCTACACATCACACAGCAAGGCAGCTCTGACATTGCAGGCCAGAATCTGGTCAAGTCTTCAATTCCATCTCGGTGGCAGGGTGTGTAGCATGGATATGCCACTTTCTCTTCTCTCTGAAACAGGGGCTCAATACAGTGACTCCGAAGGGATGTCCGATAACACAATCACAGCCAAAGAGGTTGAGGTTGGTCTGCTTACCAAGCACTCCCCTGCTGAAACCCATTTCAGTTTGCGCTCAAAGGGTTCAATTGATGTGGGAAGAGTTGCGCAGAAAATTCCCGGAGGTGGCGGGCACAGCTGTGCAGCAGGGTGCACCATCAAAAAACCCTACAAAGAGGCCATGGAAGAGATGCTTTCTATTATCACCAAGGAGATGAACAGATAA
- a CDS encoding 30S ribosomal protein S15p (S13e), whose product MVLTKESKQDIIKEYGSSEKDSGNTDVQIALLTKRIVHLTEHVKANPKDNHTRYGLLKLVGKRRALLDYLIENDIERYRTLIKKLNIRK is encoded by the coding sequence ATGGTTTTAACCAAAGAGAGCAAGCAGGACATCATTAAGGAATACGGAAGCAGTGAAAAGGATAGCGGCAACACTGATGTGCAGATCGCACTTCTCACAAAACGTATCGTACATCTTACAGAACACGTGAAAGCAAACCCAAAAGACAATCATACCCGTTACGGTCTTCTAAAGCTTGTCGGAAAGCGCCGTGCACTTCTTGATTATCTGATCGAAAACGATATTGAGAGATACAGAACACTGATCAAAAAACTTAATATCCGTAAATAA
- a CDS encoding Ribosome-binding factor A, with product MPSNNFHNERLSEVLKREIGTVIARELRDPRIPSIVTVTRVKLAQDNRNATVYVSMMEEKEYQEEGIDALNNASPFIQRTVASRMSIKHFPKLYFKIDNSIEHSQHINKLLKEIENDLE from the coding sequence ATGCCTTCGAATAATTTTCACAATGAACGTCTTTCAGAAGTGCTAAAAAGAGAGATTGGTACAGTAATCGCAAGGGAACTTCGTGATCCGCGAATCCCTTCGATTGTTACTGTGACACGAGTCAAACTTGCACAGGATAACAGAAATGCTACTGTGTACGTGAGTATGATGGAGGAAAAGGAGTATCAGGAAGAGGGTATCGATGCTCTCAACAATGCTTCACCATTCATTCAGCGCACTGTAGCAAGCCGTATGTCAATCAAACATTTTCCCAAACTGTACTTTAAAATCGATAATTCGATCGAACACAGTCAACATATCAACAAGTTGCTCAAAGAAATAGAAAATGATCTGGAATGA
- a CDS encoding Riboflavin kinase — MVHLGINDKLPPGQKSIVTVGNFDGVHKGHAILIDEVVKRCKAEDARSVVVTFNPHTRSVVYPELSQMLITTQDEKEILIESFGVDYLLVIPFNEQFSRLPSEDFVRTILADKLNCKGWVMGEGHSVGKNRCGKKNLLPEVVSKYHIKTIIANLYTQEDMVISSTQIRKLIIEGRISDAVALLGHPYLIRVQRTVGTKVGTKLGYPTLNFRKPSSQKVIPPAGVYAAELNFSGSKIQGALYFGNCPTFPDRDTHFEFHAFDLGNTEPINGEWCNIWLHRFIRKDIVFSNESELTVQIAQDINDIKEYFSQETMNGFNQREQAGHH; from the coding sequence ATGGTACATTTAGGTATAAACGATAAACTCCCTCCCGGTCAGAAAAGCATAGTCACCGTTGGCAATTTTGATGGTGTGCATAAGGGGCATGCAATTCTTATAGATGAAGTGGTTAAGCGGTGCAAAGCAGAGGATGCAAGGAGTGTAGTGGTCACTTTTAACCCTCACACCCGTAGCGTTGTGTACCCGGAATTATCCCAGATGCTTATTACCACACAGGATGAGAAGGAGATTCTTATTGAATCTTTTGGAGTTGATTACCTTCTTGTGATCCCTTTCAACGAACAATTCAGTCGACTGCCGAGTGAGGATTTTGTCCGTACAATACTTGCCGATAAACTGAATTGCAAGGGTTGGGTGATGGGAGAAGGGCACTCTGTGGGAAAAAACAGATGTGGGAAAAAGAATCTTTTGCCAGAGGTGGTGAGCAAATATCATATTAAAACGATTATCGCGAATCTATACACTCAGGAAGATATGGTTATTTCCTCCACCCAGATTCGCAAACTGATAATTGAAGGCCGGATCTCAGATGCTGTTGCTCTTCTGGGTCACCCTTATCTGATTCGTGTTCAACGTACGGTTGGCACAAAAGTTGGCACAAAATTAGGGTATCCGACACTCAATTTCAGAAAACCGTCTTCGCAAAAAGTTATTCCACCCGCAGGAGTGTATGCGGCAGAACTGAATTTTTCAGGTTCGAAGATACAGGGGGCGCTTTATTTTGGAAATTGCCCCACATTTCCCGATCGTGACACTCACTTTGAGTTTCACGCTTTTGATCTGGGAAATACCGAACCGATTAATGGTGAATGGTGCAATATCTGGCTGCACCGTTTTATCAGGAAAGACATTGTCTTTTCAAATGAAAGTGAATTAACAGTCCAGATTGCACAGGATATAAACGATATAAAAGAATATTTTTCACAGGAGACAATGAATGGTTTTAACCAAAGAGAGCAAGCAGGACATCATTAA
- a CDS encoding Polyribonucleotide nucleotidyltransferase: MAYTKKEAEVNGLKISLETGKLAKLANGSAVIRAGDTMVLATACLGGETSADFFPLSVEYTAKAYAAGKFPGGFIKREGRPSEKEILSARLVDRPIRPLFPKKYRNEVQVICTVLSADEIYDADVLAITAASTALCLSDMPFHEPVAGVRVGMVDGKLKVFPTLAETESGQLDLVIAGTENSIMMVEGGATELPEETFIEAILLAHEQIKKLVALQKEMMSAGAKPKIEYTPVEPNPELVSSVEALVKDKIHEASSKGIKGERSLAMKNLRDEVIAALAEKHPDSEGEIGSVFSEFERQDIRKTILESKTRIGGRGLDEIRKISCELDLLPRAHGSALFTRGETQSLAVTTLGSKTDVQHVDAIQGTYDKSYMLHYNFPPYSVGEVKKFLSVSRREVGHGHLAERSISPILPDEKSFPYTIRIVSEILESNGSSSMASVCSSSLSLMACGVPIKSHVAGVAMGLIKEGEQTAILTDILGTEDHVGDMDFKVAGTKEGITAIQMDIKIAGITPELMREALSKAKDARTKILDIMEEAIPASRKELSNFAPRISSIVIDKEKIREVIGPSGKVIRDIQETTGTTLFIEDDGTIQIAAANREQRDAAVERIKGIVAEPELNAIYDATVKTIVEFGAFVEFLPGKDGLIHISELDKARVEKVDDILQVGDKVKVKLIGFDRFGKVKLSRKALL, encoded by the coding sequence ATGGCTTACACGAAAAAAGAGGCCGAAGTCAATGGCCTGAAAATCTCTCTTGAAACGGGTAAACTGGCAAAACTGGCAAACGGATCTGCCGTTATACGTGCTGGTGACACTATGGTTCTTGCTACAGCCTGCCTTGGGGGGGAAACCTCTGCAGACTTCTTTCCCTTGTCTGTTGAGTATACCGCCAAAGCATACGCAGCGGGAAAATTTCCCGGTGGATTTATCAAAAGAGAAGGACGTCCAAGTGAGAAAGAGATCCTCTCTGCACGTCTGGTTGACCGCCCAATAAGACCGCTTTTCCCAAAAAAATACAGAAATGAAGTTCAGGTGATATGTACAGTTCTCTCTGCTGATGAGATCTACGATGCAGATGTACTCGCTATCACTGCCGCATCAACCGCCCTTTGCCTCTCTGATATGCCATTTCATGAACCGGTTGCCGGCGTAAGAGTTGGAATGGTTGATGGAAAACTGAAGGTGTTCCCTACCCTTGCAGAAACAGAAAGCGGCCAGCTTGATCTTGTGATTGCGGGAACAGAAAATTCAATCATGATGGTTGAAGGTGGTGCCACAGAGCTTCCGGAAGAAACATTTATTGAAGCAATACTTCTGGCTCATGAGCAGATCAAAAAACTTGTTGCACTTCAGAAAGAGATGATGAGTGCAGGGGCCAAACCCAAGATTGAGTACACACCTGTTGAGCCGAATCCGGAACTGGTAAGCAGCGTAGAAGCTCTTGTAAAGGATAAGATTCACGAAGCCAGTTCCAAAGGGATCAAGGGCGAGAGATCTTTGGCCATGAAAAACCTTCGTGATGAAGTAATTGCAGCTCTTGCAGAAAAACACCCCGACTCAGAAGGCGAGATAGGTTCTGTCTTTTCAGAATTCGAACGCCAGGACATTAGAAAAACAATTCTTGAGTCAAAAACCCGTATCGGTGGCAGGGGCCTTGATGAGATCCGTAAAATCAGTTGTGAACTCGATCTCTTGCCAAGAGCACACGGCAGTGCTCTTTTCACCAGAGGTGAAACCCAGTCTCTGGCGGTTACTACACTGGGATCAAAAACCGATGTCCAACATGTAGACGCCATTCAGGGGACATATGACAAATCATATATGCTCCATTACAACTTTCCTCCCTACTCTGTAGGTGAAGTAAAGAAATTTCTCTCCGTCAGTCGTCGTGAAGTGGGGCATGGGCATCTTGCAGAACGTTCCATTTCACCGATATTACCCGATGAGAAAAGTTTTCCCTATACCATACGAATCGTCTCAGAAATACTGGAATCGAATGGTTCATCTTCAATGGCTTCAGTCTGCAGCTCATCATTGTCACTTATGGCATGCGGCGTTCCTATCAAATCACATGTCGCGGGTGTAGCAATGGGGCTTATAAAAGAGGGTGAGCAAACTGCTATTCTCACCGATATTCTTGGAACTGAAGACCATGTAGGAGATATGGATTTCAAAGTTGCAGGAACAAAAGAGGGTATTACAGCAATTCAGATGGATATCAAAATTGCCGGTATCACTCCCGAACTTATGAGAGAAGCACTTTCAAAGGCAAAAGATGCAAGGACTAAAATTCTCGACATTATGGAAGAAGCTATTCCGGCCAGCCGCAAAGAGCTCTCAAACTTCGCACCACGTATCAGCAGCATTGTAATCGATAAAGAGAAGATACGTGAAGTTATCGGCCCAAGCGGAAAAGTGATCCGTGATATTCAGGAAACCACCGGAACCACACTTTTCATAGAGGATGATGGTACGATTCAGATTGCCGCAGCAAATCGTGAACAGCGCGATGCAGCAGTGGAGAGAATCAAGGGCATTGTGGCAGAGCCTGAACTGAATGCGATTTACGATGCTACAGTTAAAACCATCGTTGAGTTTGGTGCTTTCGTGGAATTTCTGCCTGGTAAAGATGGTCTGATTCATATTTCTGAGCTTGACAAAGCACGTGTGGAAAAAGTTGATGACATTCTCCAGGTCGGTGATAAGGTCAAAGTAAAACTGATTGGCTTTGACCGTTTCGGAAAAGTAAAACTCAGTCGCAAAGCATTACTGTAA
- a CDS encoding ABC transporter, ATP-binding protein — MISFESISKQFGESVLFDEVSFSFNESHRTGLIGSNGSGKTTILRMLAGTENPDSGSISIPPGISVGYLPQEIELFEELTPMEIVLQSFKHLLEFEQSLIEAAQEIEDGNQNGLRMLEELQTEMEQKDGYAIKSKAEMILTGLGFSAEQLNKRIETLSGGYRMRAVLGRLLLEKPDYLLLDEPTNHLDFDSLIWLENFLSRYQGGLLVVSHDRDFLNRITTHTASITNRKIRIYKGNYSTYLKLREEENISAQSRIKNIKSKIAQNERFVERFKAKATKATQAQSRVKQIEMLKSELPEEESEEKSIRFTFSIPKESGSVPLKLNNISTGYNDQKIIENLYLEIRRGDRIAIIGPNGAGKSTLLKVLAGIQPVWQGEFEVGHNTITRYFGQHQLEQLDLEKSALETVAQHSASTEKNYIRGILGSFLFSGDSVEKKVGVLSGGEKSRLVLATILASPGNTLLLDEPTNHLDVRSIEMLSDSMADYKGTIAFVSHDEYFISKVANRIIEVRPGLIRDFPGTLSDYRYYLETLFQDKTQKDENSGNSPKNSQNKENRIKTRENRKKLCRKIEKYEKEIEARESEIADIELILHDSVNATNYQLLNDKTTELKCVRSELDALIQKWEESNLELESVSED; from the coding sequence ATGATAAGCTTTGAATCAATTTCAAAACAATTCGGTGAGTCAGTCCTCTTTGACGAAGTCTCTTTCTCATTCAACGAGTCCCACCGAACCGGCCTGATTGGCAGTAACGGTTCAGGCAAAACTACCATCTTAAGAATGTTAGCAGGAACGGAAAACCCCGACAGCGGGTCCATATCCATTCCACCCGGAATTTCTGTAGGCTATCTTCCCCAGGAGATAGAACTCTTTGAAGAACTGACTCCAATGGAAATTGTTCTTCAATCATTTAAACACCTCCTTGAGTTTGAACAGAGCTTAATTGAGGCTGCACAAGAAATCGAGGATGGTAACCAAAACGGATTACGAATGCTTGAAGAACTCCAAACGGAAATGGAGCAAAAAGATGGTTACGCCATCAAGTCAAAAGCAGAAATGATTCTTACCGGGCTTGGATTTTCGGCAGAACAGCTGAATAAGAGAATAGAGACGCTCTCTGGAGGATATCGGATGCGAGCCGTTCTTGGACGTTTACTGCTTGAAAAACCAGATTACCTTTTACTCGATGAGCCCACAAACCACCTGGATTTCGACTCTCTGATATGGCTTGAGAATTTTCTCTCCAGATACCAGGGCGGTTTACTTGTCGTATCCCACGACAGGGATTTTCTTAACCGTATCACAACCCACACCGCAAGCATCACAAACCGCAAAATCAGGATTTACAAAGGTAATTACAGCACATACCTTAAACTCCGTGAAGAAGAGAATATTTCCGCTCAAAGCAGAATAAAAAATATCAAGTCAAAAATTGCACAGAATGAACGTTTTGTCGAACGTTTCAAAGCAAAGGCGACCAAAGCAACACAGGCTCAATCACGGGTAAAACAGATTGAGATGCTTAAATCTGAACTGCCGGAGGAAGAGAGTGAGGAGAAATCAATAAGATTTACCTTTTCGATACCAAAGGAATCTGGTTCAGTACCACTCAAGCTCAACAATATATCAACCGGGTATAATGATCAAAAAATCATAGAAAACCTCTACCTTGAAATACGCCGCGGGGACAGAATAGCGATAATCGGCCCTAACGGAGCAGGCAAATCTACTCTTCTAAAGGTGTTAGCGGGAATACAACCAGTATGGCAAGGAGAGTTTGAGGTAGGGCACAATACCATAACCCGCTATTTCGGGCAGCATCAGCTTGAACAACTGGATCTCGAAAAGAGCGCTTTGGAAACCGTTGCCCAACACTCTGCATCAACGGAAAAAAACTATATTCGTGGAATTCTTGGATCGTTTTTATTTAGTGGCGACTCAGTTGAAAAGAAAGTTGGGGTTCTTTCCGGAGGAGAGAAATCGCGCCTGGTTCTTGCAACTATACTCGCCTCTCCGGGTAACACCCTGCTACTTGACGAACCCACTAACCATCTTGATGTGCGTTCCATAGAGATGCTCTCCGATTCTATGGCGGACTACAAAGGCACCATTGCATTTGTCTCCCATGATGAATATTTCATCTCTAAAGTAGCAAACAGAATTATTGAAGTCAGGCCTGGTCTGATCCGTGATTTCCCCGGCACCCTAAGTGATTACAGATATTATCTTGAAACCCTTTTTCAGGATAAGACACAAAAAGATGAAAACTCAGGCAACAGCCCCAAAAATTCTCAGAACAAAGAAAACAGAATAAAAACACGGGAAAACAGGAAAAAACTGTGTCGAAAGATTGAAAAATATGAAAAAGAAATAGAGGCACGGGAGAGTGAAATTGCAGATATCGAATTAATTCTCCATGATTCGGTGAATGCAACAAACTATCAGCTTCTAAATGACAAAACAACAGAACTTAAATGTGTGAGATCAGAACTCGATGCTTTGATTCAAAAATGGGAAGAGTCCAATCTGGAATTAGAGAGTGTTTCAGAGGATTAA
- a CDS encoding tRNA pseudouridine synthase B, giving the protein MDGFLCIDKPLGPSSFAVTSEVRKKLGIKKIGHAGTLDPYASGLLVLALGKYTRLIQYLPAEPKIYVFSVLFGFTTDTLDLEGKVSQSKGAIPGEKSLELALETFAGEQLQVPPLYSAVKVNGTRAYKLARSGSEVQLKGRKITIHSLRLIDYNQSGGEAQLELVCSGGTYVRSVARDLAEKLGTFGVVSKLRRTAAGVFSVDHAVKPENLSAGENYIISSAKVFRDFSHTVTQEEKEILKTGRNIDLPHNSIKKGHLFAFDQSGKLVAVLKPQNDQLHPEKVFI; this is encoded by the coding sequence TTGGATGGTTTTCTCTGCATAGATAAACCTCTTGGTCCCTCCTCATTTGCAGTGACTTCTGAGGTAAGAAAAAAACTCGGCATAAAAAAGATTGGGCACGCAGGTACACTTGACCCCTATGCTTCCGGGCTTTTGGTTTTGGCCCTGGGAAAATACACCAGATTAATTCAGTATCTGCCCGCTGAGCCTAAAATCTACGTTTTCAGTGTTCTTTTTGGCTTCACCACCGACACACTGGATCTGGAGGGTAAAGTAAGCCAGAGCAAGGGGGCTATCCCCGGAGAAAAATCGCTCGAATTGGCTTTGGAAACATTCGCCGGAGAGCAGTTACAGGTCCCTCCGCTGTACAGTGCTGTCAAAGTAAATGGCACTCGTGCTTACAAACTGGCAAGAAGTGGCTCTGAGGTCCAGCTTAAAGGTAGAAAAATCACCATCCACTCACTGCGGCTTATTGACTACAATCAATCCGGGGGAGAAGCCCAACTGGAACTGGTATGTTCCGGCGGAACCTACGTGCGATCAGTTGCAAGGGATCTGGCGGAGAAGCTTGGTACCTTCGGAGTAGTTTCAAAACTTCGCAGAACTGCAGCAGGCGTCTTTTCTGTTGACCACGCTGTTAAACCGGAAAATCTTTCGGCTGGAGAAAATTATATTATCTCTTCTGCCAAAGTGTTCAGAGATTTTTCGCACACTGTCACACAAGAGGAAAAAGAGATTCTTAAAACAGGCAGAAATATCGACTTACCCCATAACTCGATAAAAAAGGGCCATCTGTTTGCCTTCGATCAATCGGGGAAACTGGTAGCGGTATTAAAGCCACAAAACGATCAGCTTCACCCTGAAAAAGTGTTTATTTAA
- a CDS encoding Deoxyuridine 5'-triphosphate nucleotidohydrolase: protein MFFFLLTSGFTMTNNYISVKRLDHAATLPLPCRMTKGSSGCDISAAINDEITLEPGSRALIPTGLCFNIPQGYEIQVRPRSGLAYKYGITVLNAPGTIDSDYRGEVKVILANLGEAPFVVRRGDRIAQLVAARVMDIEYEEESYIPETTRGSGGFGHTGL, encoded by the coding sequence GTGTTCTTCTTCTTGTTAACTTCAGGTTTTACCATGACCAACAACTACATTTCAGTTAAACGGCTCGATCATGCTGCCACACTTCCTCTACCCTGCCGTATGACCAAGGGGTCCAGTGGTTGTGATATCTCAGCAGCTATAAATGATGAAATCACTCTTGAACCCGGATCAAGGGCACTTATCCCTACTGGATTGTGTTTTAATATCCCGCAGGGGTATGAAATACAGGTTAGACCAAGAAGCGGACTGGCTTACAAATATGGAATAACTGTACTGAATGCTCCTGGAACAATCGATTCTGACTACAGAGGTGAAGTTAAAGTAATTCTTGCCAATTTAGGTGAAGCTCCGTTTGTAGTTCGAAGGGGTGACAGGATTGCCCAGCTTGTTGCTGCCAGAGTTATGGATATCGAATATGAAGAAGAGAGCTATATTCCCGAAACAACCAGAGGCAGTGGCGGCTTTGGACACACTGGTCTGTAG